ACCGCAATGTCCGGGTTCCTTTCCTCAGACCAAGCGCTTGCCCCTCCGCAGAGAAGAATGACGAAGAAATGAGTAGCAAGTCGACGAAGGAACCGCAGCCAAGCTGTACGCTGAGAAGACACCTACTCTAACTGATAATATCCGGTGGTGACACGGATCGGATATACGACAGCACATCCAGCATTTGTTGATCAGTCAGTTTGCCGCGAAAGCTGTGCATGGGGCTGAACAACACTCCGTTCGAAATGGCCACAAGCAGTTCCCAATCCGTCTTCGAACGACTGCTCTGAGATCGAAGGTTGGCCGGCCGGACAATGAGATCCTGGCTGTCCGGGCCATTTCCATCCAGTTTGGCCCCATGGCAACGGAGACACTGTTGCTCATAGACGATCTGTCCGGTTTTCGAATCCCCTCGGATCACTTGAGCAAAGACGACCGAGGTCAGCGCGGATATGAGCATGAACGC
This region of Nitrospira sp. genomic DNA includes:
- a CDS encoding cytochrome c yields the protein MEKILIAAFMLISALTSVVFAQVIRGDSKTGQIVYEQQCLRCHGAKLDGNGPDSQDLIVRPANLRSQSSRSKTDWELLVAISNGVLFSPMHSFRGKLTDQQMLDVLSYIRSVSPPDIIS